AGGCGATATCACGACTGTTGTTGGTAATTGTGAATGGTTGGTTGATAGAGAACAGAAGTGAACCCCAACCCCGATTGATTAGAGCAGAGTTTTGCATTGTAGGGGCGGCGATAGCTCAAATGTCAAACTTACTAAATTTTCCTGCCCTCGTGACCAGCGGTGGGATCAGTTGACCCCTCTGACCACGCTTGCTAGAGGTATACTTCGGTCTTGCTCAAAATAAATGGTCCTAATCCACTTATaagaaatttatttgtttctatGAGAAGGTTTTAATGGGCCTAGTTAGTTCATGGCCCATACCTTATTTAATTGTCACGGATATTGGGCCTGCAATAATCAGTTTTATCTTCCTGCTCACCGATATCATATTTCagttactcatatttttttttcttattttttttattgtttagaTTGCTACATAAAGTGCTTAAGCATTTGGAGTTAAGAACTAACTATATTCCATATCTTTGTGAATTTCATATTACATGTGGaataacattaaaatcaaAGTGGGAGATTCATATTTCCTATTATACCTTAAAATCATATTTCATTCCCTCCATAGTCTATACAGACCAAAGCCCTATTTATACCTCAGCCATAAGTAGGATAGAGAAATCAAATTGCGGAGCATAATTAATTGCAAGAAACACTAAGAAGCTCGGTCCAGTTCTGATACGTCCCGCaacttcaaaaattaatttgttcgCAATCATCCCTCCACGAAATGTTTTGGTGATAAATACGTAGATATCACCGCTAAACGATGTCATCGATTCATGAAGAAAACATCGGCGTTTGGTTGAAAAACACAATCAATATATTACATGTACGCAACTGGATATTTTTTGTCTTGCGATAATTTgcaaacaaatcaaaacttCCTGGGTTTTTTGATTAATTCTTAGAGTTACGACACATACCacaatttgacaaaatttcatGAGTTTTCCGACAATCTGCACGTATAATGAATCGAAATCAAGACCAGAAACCCAACCACTGGCAGCTACTTTGATCCATAACAACatcatcaaaatcaagaccacCCCAATCCGACGCCGTATCCACcatcctcatcatcatctcTTCCTCCTCCACCATCCCAACTCCCTCCTCCTTCACTTCAAACTCATTCTTCCCACTCTCCGATTCTCCATCGCTCCCTCCCTCCCCCTTCAACTTCCGCAGCTGTttcacaaacaaataaatcagttGACATGAGTTGATTCGGctcgaattttaagaaatatagtagcatgagttgaaaaaatcaGTAGAATATGATTCatacttttattaataaattgtgagtTAGGTGACTCAGTAGAACGTGTGATCAATTAccaaaaattagtaaaaagtaaaaatgttaattaatcaTGGAAcgaatgtaaaaaaaaaattatgtcaaaTCGTGGACGCAAGTAGTAACTAACTAACGAATTACCAAATATgatttatacttttataataaaatatgagttagATGAGTCAGTAGAACGTATGTCAGTTACCAAAactagaaaaaagtaaaaatattaattaactatggatggataaaaaaaaagttatgtgAATTAATCGTGAATGAAATTAGTAACTAACTAACTACCTGATCGACCAACGActgcttctctctcttcaacgACTCGAACCGGTCGGAGAGGGCGTCGTAGCTCGCGGCCAGCGCGGCATACTCCTTCTCCACGTGCTTCGACTTCCACCGCGCCCGCTTGTTCTGGAACCAGATCGCCACCTGGCGCGGCTGCAGCCCTAGCTCCCGGGCCACCTCCGTCTTCCTCCGGGGCTCGAGCTTGCTCTCGGAGGCGAACATCGCCTCGAGGCGCCGGATCTGCTCGTCGCTGAACCGGCGCTTGTCGTTGCCGCTCTTGCGCGTGATTGGATCCGCcatgtgtttgtgtgtatatTTGAGTGAAGGAAGGTCATCTCATGCTCTTGTGTTTTTGGGAGGAT
The genomic region above belongs to Salvia hispanica cultivar TCC Black 2014 chromosome 3, UniMelb_Shisp_WGS_1.0, whole genome shotgun sequence and contains:
- the LOC125215907 gene encoding homeobox-leucine zipper protein ATHB-12-like produces the protein MADPITRKSGNDKRRFSDEQIRRLEAMFASESKLEPRRKTEVARELGLQPRQVAIWFQNKRARWKSKHVEKEYAALAASYDALSDRFESLKREKQSLVDQLRKLKGEGGSDGESESGKNEFEVKEEGVGMVEEEEMMMRMVDTASDWGGLDFDDVVMDQSSCQWLGFWS